The DNA segment GGTGTTAACATTTTGTCATATTTGCTTCAAagccctctctctttttaaaaaaagaaaatggatggaACACGATCAATACAGCTCAATACCTCTTTCCtccttgccttttctccacagaaGTAACTAAGCTGAAGCTGATGTTTACCGTCCCGGGCATGTGTCATCTTCTATTTATGCATGCAAAACCTGCAAGTCTATTGTTACATATATTTCAAAAGTTTATATAAATGGTATAATACTGTACACATTTCtttgccatttattttttcattccataTTTATGTTCTGGAGATTTACCATATTGGGAACATGTTGATCTAGTTTGTTCATTTTAACTGTGATAGATGATTTCATTGTGTTTATAAAGCAGCTTATTTTCCTGTTCTCTTGCTGAGAGGCAGTTAGACTGCTCCTCACTTTTCTATCACATACTAAGATGTGGTGAATATCCTTGACCACATATCCTTTTGCACATGAATATGAGTTtctccagggcttcccaagtggtgctagtggtaaagaacccacctgccaatggaagaGACATAGAttcaggttcgacccctgggttgggaagatcccctggaggagggcatggcaacccactccagtattcttgtctggaggatcccatggacagaagagccacagtccatagggtcgcaaagagtcagacacaactgaagtgacttggcatgcacacacacctgaGTTTCTCTAGGATGCATGGAAAACACTCTGGGTTCTGCACCCAGATTCTATGACCTGCAGGTGCAACTCATCCCCCAGCTGCTGTGAGTGCTGGCTGCTAGGGATTCACAGCTGCTCACAGCTTCTTGGGAACTTCTTTATTCAGGAAGTTATAAGTTACCCACCACCTTGCCCCCTACATTGGGCAGCCCACAGTCAATGACTGATGGATACAGCCAATGACTGATGGATAAGTCTTATCCGTCAATGACTGATGGATAAGCCAATGACTGGTGCAAAAGCCTGGCCTCTTTGCCTCAAGGCAGATTCACTCTGCAACGTTACTAATGCTTCAGAGCTCCCCATGGGGTCAGATTGAAGATAATCTCCAGCTGAGAACCTACCATCACTTAACATTTCTTCCTATCCTATCTGCCTGACCCTCTCTCTCCACCTGAGAGTCCTCCCTCTAGAAACCACCTGCACAAGGATCTCGGGCACTGCTTAGGGGACCTAACTTCAGACAGGCACACACCTAACCTAAGGCAGAGCCACTGTGTCTCAGATTTGCTCATCTTAAAAcggtttccaaattgttctccaaagtagttgtaccaatttacgttcccaccagcaGTTTACAAACATTGCTGACCGCCCCCACCCACCACACTCATCTATTCCAGTGTTATAGACTAATTTTGCCAATCAGATTGTGTAATAtgctaatttttgttttaatttgcatttccgtGCTCACTAGTGATATTGAGAATCTTGTTACTATCTTTATTGGCGTTCAAATTTCTTCCCCTGTTATTTGtctgttcacatcttttgtccatttgCTTACTGCTTTGGAATGTCTATGGTAAATTGATTCTTTGAggcttaaattttttattttggagactaattctCTCTTGGCTGGTTATCCAAGTTGAAAATACCTTCTGCCAGCTGTGGCTTTAacaaatttgcttatttttttgtcATGTAGACATTTTTGACTTTAAGGAAATAAGatttatcatttcctttcatttgtgtttgtgtcttatttattttctactctGAGATCTTCAAGTTATTTCCCTGTTTTGTTTGAAAAGCTTTGTACTCTGCTTTTTATACTTACTGATAGGACTTTGATCAACCTGGAACTTATTTTGTGAGTGGTGTGAATGGGGATGtacttttatctttttccatGGGAGTATTTAATTGTCCTAACATCACTCATTGACTACCGTGTTTCAAACACTCAGATACATTTGGGTCTGTTCTTGTCATTATTctgctctttttctctgtttctctattCTTGGGACcaaatcaaataattttaattatttaaagctTTGTAGCAATTATTGAGATCTAGCAGGGtaagttttccttcctcttcctcttctttcttcttcaaaaTTGCCTTAGTTATTCTGGGTTCTTTATTATTCCATATGCATTTTGGGATGACCTTGTCAAGCTGCAGAGAAAACCTCATTTCAAATCTTATTGGGTATAAAATGTATAGATTAAATTGGAGTCTACTGGCCAACTTGATAATAGGGAATCTTCTCACCATGAGCACAGTTTGTTTCTCCCATGGctgttattctttctttcctctgtgttCCACCCTTGCACAGGGGGCTGCCTGGGAAATGACTCTCCAAACCCTTCTCATCCTCCAATGCCCAGGTGAacactccctcctccaggaagtccttgATGATAGCCCTGGCTCTCCAGGCTCGGTcgccctctctctctttctcctttgacaTCCTCTAAACCTGCTGTGTGTACCATTTTCTGGACATAGCCTCCTGGATCTGATCGAGGGAACCATTTTTGGGCTCTCTGTACCTCCACCTGCTCTCAGCTTCTGAACAGAAGGGGCTGCATGTCCATCTTTGTATCCCCAACGGCACCCAGTCCATGGTGGGTGCTCAGTAGGCTCTGATGGTTGGTCCTTAGAGAAGACAGGTGTGTAGTAACACACTCTTCCTCACAGGAAACTGCTGGTTCCATGGGGCAGAGCCTGGAGCAGAGCTTGGGGTTTTAGAGGGATACACATCTGGCTTGAGATCAAACAGCTCTGGCTTATGTGAGGGTTCTGCCATATGGGACACTGGCCTGTCTGAGAAGGGTTGTTAGTGAGACTGTAGGGAACACACTACATGGGTTTCCTCTCTGGTCCTCCTTTCCCAAGTTGGAGGAGGGGCAGGAATGAAGACCCTTCCCTCAGCTGGAGGGGTAGCTGGAGATCACTTATTTGCTCACCAACAAGCCCCCGGGGGTATTTTCCCCAGATGTCTGAGCCACTGACTCAAATGGACACAGCTGGGCTCTGCTCTGTCTCAGGCCACCGGCCTGTCTCCTGCCGCTCTTTCCTCTCTCGGGGAGCAGAGGCGTGTCCTAAGCCCCTGATATAACTACGGAAGCTGCCTGTATCCTGTCTTCCCTTCCCTGCCCTATAGCACCCAGGTGTCTCAATGGACTCCCTGTTCCCAGGGCAGCTGTTTGCATGGGAAGGCCTTTCCTCACacagtcctcctccaggggaatcccCAAGAGAACGCGAGGTCGGGGCAATCAAGCTCCAGGGTTAAGCGCCATCTGCAGTTCACAGAAGAGAGAATTAGGGATGCTTCCTAGCAGAGGATGTGCTTCGGAGTTGGACAAACCTGGGTTTCAATTCAGACTCCCATAAACTTGACTTTAGGCAAATTGACTTCTGTATAACTCAGCCTCCTCTAATAACAAAATGCGCACATGAATCCTACCTCCTAGGATAGATGAAGACCAGAGAGGGGGGGAAATGTATGGGATTCGTGCAGTAGGTGCACAGCATAAGGctgctccttccttcccaggAGAGGTCAGAGTTGTGGGGATGGAAAGAAACCGGAGACACAGGCAAAGATGAGGCAGAATTTATTCTCCTTGTGGGCGAGTACAAGGTTCAGGATGGAGCCCACAGAGAGGCAGGTCCCTGGGGTGCCCCACGCTATGGGCAGGGGCCACACTTTTCCAAGTGCCAGGCCCACTGTGTGCCCCCGGCCATGAGGATCCAGAGTCCAGGAACTGGGCAAGAGTGGGATGGTGGGAGGAAGACAGGGTCCTCCCCGGATCGTGTCCTGACCACGTTTCCGACTTCCATAGGAAGGAAGAACAGCTCGGCGATATAGTAATATAATATATAGAGGTGTAGAGAGCTGGCCGCGGCACCTGGGCGGGGCTGAGGCTCCCCGAATTATtgcaggagggagagggggctCAGTGCTGGCGTCTCCGCGGGACAGCTGTGCTGGCTACGGGGAGggctgggcggggtggggggcgctggGCTCGTCCCTCCCTGGGGGCTGGCAGGGCTCACCGAGTATCCTGCTTGGTGGGGTTCCGTGGGCCCTGCCAGCTTCCCCTGGGATGGGGCTTTCTCaccctgggtgttttttttttatgtgcttTGAAGACCATTTTTGCATTGTCAGgagtgaggaaaaaaaatattctgacaTGGTAGAAAAAAGATATTTACATACCCTGGTGGGCCGCAAGGGGGAAGGTCAACTGAgtcggtgggggcgggggggtggggtggggtgggggcttcccaagtCCCTCCCACCCACATCCGTCTGTGTGGGAGGATTTGGGGGAAAGAGCCCCTGGCTGAGGCGCAGCTCTGAAACTCTGAAGCTgccgtgtgaccttggacaaggcaCACACTCCCTTGGTCTGCCCAGGAGGTGAAGGAGGGGTGGACTTGGAGCTGAAAAACTAGAATCTTATGGTCCTTGATCCTAGGCATGGGGccggggggtggggctgggggagcgCAGGCCAGGGCTGGGCAGTGACGTTGGCAGAGGCCCTTCCAAGTGAGAAGCCCTGGGCTGTGGAGGGGTACCAAAGACTAGGGGGAAGGTGGTGGCCCCTGGTCCCTGGCCAGGTAGTCAAGTTCAGCTGAGGGCATCGTGTGTGCGCCCTGGTGATGCCTGCACAGAAAGGGGCCAGGGAGGCTGGCCGGGAACCCTGTTTTCCTGTTGAAGCAGTGATGGGAGCCAGGTGGGGGAAGCAGGTGACCCCCGCCCCTACCAGCTAGAGGGAGGGCTCAGACCTGAGATAGAGCCGGGGGTGGGCCCACCCGGGCGGAGAACTAGGGTGGGCCTGGTGCTGGTGAGGTTTGGAAGTAGCCCCTAGCTCCAGCCTCCAGGTGTGCGGGAGGGGCTGAGCCTCTCCCCAGACCCTGTGGGTGCTGGGACCCGGGCCCACATTCGAGGGGCAGTGTCACACCGAGCTCCTCGCTCACACATCCTCACGCTTGTGACACGCTatccacagtcacacacacacgcgcCCCCAGCCTTAACGAATAAGCACAGTCACCAGAACTTGCACACATCCATGGGGGACCTGAAagatgggcacacacacacacacacacatgatcacACATGTTCACCAGGGCTCCCACGACCTCGTGAGAAGGTgagtgcgcgcacacacacacttgcacgcACACGGAGGCAGGTGAGCGACATCTCAGGGGCCTTGACGCTCCAGCTTCTGGGAAAGAGAaggccctctgccctctgctgggCGCCAAATccccttcccaggtggcctgACCCCGGATAAGTCCGGGTCTTGCGGCGGCATCCTCGGTCTCCCTGGCACCTGAGCGGAAGGCAGCTGAGGCGGAAGGGCAGAGGCCTGGGACCGCCCACCTCGAGAGTCCTCCAACGGCGGCAGACGGGGCCCCGGGGCTGAGTTTAGGTCAGAGGTGCCGGCGGGGCCCCTGGGTGCTGGTCAGCTGGGCCCTCATGGTCTGGATGCTGCCCAGGATCTTCTTCTGGTGGCCCATGAGGGTGATGCCCAGGGCCCGCACGTCCCTGGAAAGGAAGGCGGTGCTGACCTGGGAGGCTGGGACCCCTCCTGGGAGCTGCCGTGCTCAGCGGCTCCGCCTCTGACCCcgccccctgccctctgccctcctctggtCCCAGTAGGCCCACCACACTCACTGAGCGTTCATACGGAGCACCATGCCCAGGGAGGAGTAACCCCCGGCAGCGAAGTGGTCCCGGTAGCGGCCCATGCGGATGGAGTCCAGCCAGTCTCCCACGGTGAGGCCCCCGctgccacccccgccccctcGGAGGTCAAAGCAGCTCCGGGCAAAGGCGGGGGGTGGACACCTGAGGCACAGGGGCCCTAGGTAAGGCTCCTGCCAGAGACACTGGCAGACTGGAGACACTGGCACCCGCCACCGTCAGGTTCGGCAGCAGCTAAGGGGTTTACCAGGGCTTGGAAGGAGAGGGGTGAACAGGGGTCAGGGGCCCAGACTGGGTCTGGTCCAGGGGTCCAGGCTGAGTGGTCCCGAGGCCTGGACGAAGCCGGGGCCTTGTTCAGGGCAAGCGGGGAGGGCAGCCGGGCTTGGGCGGGGCTGGGGTGGGTGCCAGGCACCTGTGCACGGTGGCTGTGGCCCTGAGACTCTCAGGGCTGTGGATGAGAGAATCCAGGACACTGACGATCTGTGAGAAGCGAGGCCGCTGGGCGCGGTCTTTGTGCCAGCAGTCAAGCATGAGCTGGTGTAGCGCGTGGGGGCAGCCCATGGGCGCAGGCAGGCGGTAGCCCTCCTCCACGGAGCTGATGACCTGCGGGGGAACACGGCGCTGGGCTGGAGCGGCCCTCTTGCCCCCAGGCCCCAGAACGCCACTGCCCAGCCAGGCTCCGGCACTCACGTCCCGGTTGGTCATGTTCCAGTAGGGCCGCTCCCCGTAGGCCAGCACCTCCCACATGACCACCCCGAAACTCCACACGTCGCTGGCCGAGGAGAAGGTCCGGAAGGCGATGGCCTCGGGGGCCGTCCAGCGAATGGGGATCTTGCCTCCCTGTGACGAACACACGCGTGTTGAGAACACCTCCCCAGCCTGACCAGGAGCTGAGAGCAGGGGTCCGGGCTGGGAAACTTGCAGGCTGGTTGGAGAGACACGGCCTCCATGACCTTCCACGATCACCTGTTCTGATGCGGGGGGGACCTGCACACGGAGCAGGAGTGGAGACTGAACGAGAGACAGTGGGTGGTGGGCTCAGCACCCAGGAGATGGTCAGTAAGAGCTGGTCAACAGGTTGCCTCAACAGgttgaggcaaagaactgactcataggaaaagaacctgatgctgggaaagactgaaggcgggaggagaaggggacaacaggaggagatggttggatggcatcaccgactcgatggacacgagtttgagtaaactctgggagttggtgatacacagggaggcctggtgtgctgcagtccatggggtcacaaagagtcggacgcgactgagtgactgaactgaactgaactgaactgatgcctgaACGAGTATGAAGCTCAGACAACGTGGTCTAGCAGGTTTCCAGCTCCCCTTATCCCCCTTCCTTTTTTTGGTTACAAAATCCTTTCTCTAAGTGAAACCTCAGTAGGTGAGACCCTAAGGGCCTCTGATTGATTGACCCTCTGATTGAGGCAGACCTCTGCACTTAAGGCCCCTTTCAAGAAGCCCAAATCCCCATAGAATACATTGTGAAAATGCTGGGGGGTTTTAGCCAAACTTTAGAGACAGATGCAGAGTAGATGTGTAATTCAGAGAGAAGCCAACTCTCCCCAAATCTCCCGGTGAGGGGCCGTGGGGACCAGCCCTGGTGTCTCCCCAGTGGCACAAAGGTGGGAAAGCTTGCACCCATTTGACAGAGGGGCAAACAGAGGTGCAGAGAAGAGACAGGACTTGCCCCAGGCTGGAGGCAACCCTGAAATTTCCAACCTCCCTAACGACACGCGGGGCGTGGGCTACGCACCGTGGTGGTATAGGCAGCATCAGGGTCATCCTCCAGCACCCGGGAGAGCCCGAAGTCAGACACCTTGCAGACCAGGTTGCCATCAACCAGGACGTTGCGAGCGGCCAGGTCGCGGTGGACATAGCCCAAGTCTGAGAGGTAGCGCATGCCGGCGCCCACGCCTCTGAGCATGCCCACCAGCTGCACGATGGTGAACTGGCCGTCGTGCGTCTGCAGAGGGATGCGGCGCGGGCTTCAGGAAGGCTCCTTGAAGTTCACAAAGGGCCTCCCTGCTTAGGAAGCATGCTAGTGTCGAAGGCTTGTTCTCACGTCTCGTTTACCCTCACTGCAACCCTGAGAGGTAGGTAGGTAGGTGGGGTGTGAAGACTGGTCATCCACTTTGCCCAAGGGGAGAGGGAGACCCAGAGAGGTGTGGCCCTGTCTCTGACCACCCAACAGACACATGGCCCGGCAAAGGCTGGGAATCTCGGGGTTTCTGGCCCGCACCTCATGCCTCCCAGCTGGGTGGGGCCCTGGGAACCCACAGAGCCACTGCTCTTAGCCTGTGTGCAGGAGAGGGCGGCAGGACCCACAGCAGAGGGGCTTTCACGTGATGGGGGCTGAAAGGCACTTGGATGGACTGACCTGCTCCACGCCTAGCTCCCCCTTCCCCAAGTCTGTTAGGTCTAAGCTCTGGGGACGAGGGGGTATTTGGAGGCCTCACACGATCTCCCATCACCCAGACTGAACTTCCCTCTCCCGGCCCATGTGGAAAACAGAGTGGGGCACGCACCCTCAGGAATGCATCCAGAGACCCGTTCTCCATGTACTCAGTCACGATCATTGCCAGACggcctggggggtggggcggggtgtaACAGGGAGGAAGTGGTTCTTGGTAGTGGATCAGGGCTGCAGGGccgtgaccccatgaacatgccaccccctgccccactaTGAGCTGCCATGAGCTGGGCCAGCACCATGGGGCCCAGGGAACGTAGGGTTTCCACTAGGGTCCTGGGCTCTGGGTTACCTTCCCTGCCAAGTCATCCAGGGACCTGAACCAGGgggacagggcagggcagggtggtAGATGGATGGACCCAGAGCCCTGACCCCAGCAGGAGGGGCTCTGAAGGCTGAGGCTGTTTTCCGCCTGGCACCTACCGCGGGTGACGACACCTTCAAGGCGGATGATATTGGGGTGGTCAAACTGACCCATGATGGACGCCTCACTCAGAAAGTCCCGCCGCTGTCTCTCCGTGTAGCCGGCTTTGAGGGCCTTGATGGCCACGGGCACGTCCCGCTGCCCCGGCATCCGCAGCCGCCCGTAGCAGACTTCCCCGGACTCGCCTGTGGACCCAAGCAGGGCAGGCAGGGGGCAGACGGTGGGaccttcccctcctccacctgAACTCTGCACTTGACCCGTCTTGCACACCCACGTGCCTGGCCATGCCTGGCATCTTGGCGCCCTGCTCCCTCTGCCCGGCGTGCCCTTCTCCCAGGCACCTCCAGGACGTCCCCACATGCCCAAGCCCTGCAGCTCACCAGAGCCGATGATTTTCTCGATGTGGATCCGAGATGCCTCGATCTCTCGGGTGAAACCACGGCCCGTCCGGCCCGGCTCCTCGTAGGTGTGGGGTTCTGTATAGAACTTGGGCTCTGGAATCTTCCCTGGAGGGTGGTGCAGGGGCAGGAAGACCGGTGGAGGTGCTGAGGGGCCAGGAGAGAAGGGCCATCACTGGGGTCCCTGAGGACGTTCCCTCCCAGCCCTTCCCTGAGTCTGGGAAGGGTCTGAGGGTGGGGTGAGAAGCGTCTTCAGGAATCTCAGGATGTGGGGGGCAAACAGCAGGCGTCTAGTAAGTGCTTGCCAAGTGAAAACAGGGTCTCTATGGAATGGCTCTGAGATCTCTAGGGGATCTGGGGATTTCTAGTGCATTCTGTATGTCCGACATATTTCTGGGCTCACTTTCAGGGTCCTTAAGATCCTTTTCAATTGGTCAAACTAAGCCAAGGTCCTTATGAAGATCTTTCTCATTCCTAGGGTAGGAGTGTGACCAAGAGTGGTTTCACCACAGTACCGACTTAGGTAGATGGAAAGTGGTTCTCTAAAAGACTGGGTTAAGAAGGATTCTGAGGCCACATTCAGGCTCCATGGGAATCAGAACCATGATTGATTCTACCATGGGAAAAGAAGTGGAGTGTTGAGGTAGGTATCTTCATATCTGCCTTGTTTTCTGAGGTCTCTGCAGGATCCTGAAAAAGTTCTCTGTAGCAAGGGTTCTTGTCCACGAGTATATGACCaaacccccgcccccgccaaaaaaaaaaaaaaaacctgtgtgtgaacatgtgtgtgaGTGAAGAAATCTGTGCGGTTCTCTGAGATCTCTAGAATCCTCTGCAAACGCAACAAAGTGGAACCGCAGCATgcccctgggggctgggggctgggggctgtggaACATGCTGCTGTCTCTCTCTCCGGGGCTCTAGTCTCTTCTGCGAGCActttttcccttccctccttttctcaGCCCCAGCCCAGCACTGACTCCTGCTCTGATCCCCCCTCTCCCCTCTGGACCCTGGGGCTCCTGCACTCACCCTGCCCGTTCTGATAATGCATCTTCTCCTCATCCGAGTGCTGGAAGGCCTTGCTGTAGCCGCAATGCCTGTGGAGGAGGACGGTCCTCAGCTTCAGCCCTGACCCCCATCAGCGACACGTGCGAATTCCCCCTTTCTTTCCCTCATCCCCTTTCAAGTCAGCTCCGGCCACCCCAGCCACTGCCCTTGGGACATCCTTGACATTCACAAACACGGcatgggacttcgctggtggtccaggggttatgAATCAGCCTTGGAACATAggggacgagggttcaatccctgatcagggaactgaagtcccacatgctgcagagcacctaagcccatatgccacaactagagagtctgtgcaccgcaacgcaagatcccgcatgcctcaactaaacccaatgcagccaaataaataaacattttaaaaatacttcgtAAAAAAACACTGTATAGTTTACACAGTTGAGTCCACTCAGCCTTCGCGGCAAAGTCTATGGTATTCCTGGCTCAATTTTACACAAAAGCACTCCCGGCAGAGGGTCTGGGAGACGAGGCTTCTGATGCCAACTCTGCCACGTGACCTCAGCaagccccttccctcccctgggcctcagtttctccgtcTATGGATGATCTTTCCAATTCTCGCTGAGCAGGATCCGAAGCCCGTCCCGCCTCCCTCTGGAACCGAGTGGAGAGTGACTAAGAGCCTGGTCTTCAGTTTTCTAACAGATCTGTGTTCTGACACCGATTTAGCTGAAGTGGCCTCACCTCTCTGATCCCCCGTTTACTCCCTGCAGAACGAGGTCAGAATCTATACATCCCTGGGGCACCGTTAGGATTGAATGAGATGGAGGGGGTCACGCTGCAGGGAGATCCAGTGGGACTGGCTGGTGGGCGGACATGGCATGAGGGAACGAGAACCAAGGAGAATGGCTAGGTTTGGGGCTTGTCACACCACGAACAGTGGTGCCACATTCTGAGACGGGGCTTGGGGAGGAGCTGGTCTGGGGGTGCTGTGTGTCCGAAACACATTTGAGTAGAGGTGGGAGCGGACAGCTGGACCTCAGGGGAGAGGCCTGTGCGGATGCCACGCTTGGGGGGATGTCAGCATGAAGGTGGAATTCAAAGCCGCGGACCCTGATAAGGTCACTGAGGAAAGGTGCAGGGTAAGCGGGTGAGAGAGGAGGATCTGGATGGGCCGGGGCCCTCCAGCTTTTGGAAGCTGGTTAAAGAGCTGGAGATGCAGAAAGACAAGGCTGGACAGGTGGATGGAAAACAGGAGGTGGGCCTGAGCATGGAAGGCGGGAGGGAAAAGTGTgccaggaaggagggaaagaacaGGTCTATCCGTAAGGGAGGCCCGCCCCAAGCACAAAGCGTCACTGGCTCGGCGGGGGCTGGAGATAGGCGGAGACACAGGAGCTCAGGGTGGCCGGGGGCCCAGGACCACCCACCTCTTCTTGCAaatgagcaggaggagaagcacaaCCAGGCCAGTGATGAGGGTCAAGCAGATCCAGACGATGGTCCGGGTGTCATAGCGGGGCCCTGCGTGGGGAAACCAGGGTCGTGGGGGCGGTGTTGCCTAACGTCTTATCCCTGGCCTCAGAGGTCTGGCAGCCTTCCTGGGGCCCAGTGGCAGCCTCCTCAGCTCTGAGAGTCGGGGCACAGGTTGCACCTGCCTCTGCCCCGACCCTCCCCTCTACAACCTGCCGCTTCAATATCCTGCTTCCCAACCTGGTGCCACCACTTCCTGGGACGGTGCGACCCGGGCAGAGTCACTAGacttctgagcctcagctttctcaccgATGAGTCCAaaaccacctgccctgcctgTTACTGTAAATGACGAAGCTGGGTGTACAGTGCATTCTGGCCAATTAACCCACAGCTTCTCCAGGGAGATCCCAGCATTACTGTGAGTTGTCAGAccggaaaactgaggcccagagaactCAAGGAACTTGCTCAAGGACACGCAGCATGGAGTCAGGCAGGATTCCTGCTTGGACGGTGCCAACGTGGTGTCAAACCTAAAAGCACTTGAGACACACAAGTTCCAGGGCGTGCCAGGCAAGCGGCAGGGCGTCAGCTCAGCCGTGGAAACCCGCTGTCCTAACACTGCCCCCTGGAGGGTGCTGAGCACAGGAGAAGACCCCAGTTGGCTGGAcatgtgggggggtgggggggagggcggAGAGCAGATTCCCAGGCTTGAATGTGCGCTGCAATCACCCCCAAGGGTTTTGATCCAACCAAAATTTCTGGGGCTCCAGTCCCAGGGTTTCTGATTGCAAAGatgtggggtggggcctgagaatgaGCATTTCTGACGCTTCCCAGGGGCTGCGGTGACTGCGGGTCCTGGACGATGCTGTGGGAACCGCTGTTCTGGAggcggggggtggagggggaacgATACTGGGGAAGGAGCACAGAGCCTGTCCCCAGGCTGATCAGATTCAAGTCTTGCTCTGCTGGGTCACCTTGGGTAATCTGTTTGACTGCTCTGACGCTCATGTTCCTCGCCTGAAAAATGGGGAGGTGGACACTGCCAACTCCCTAGAGGGTCTCAGGGCCGATTAGAGGGTCATCCTGTCAGCAAGGAGCACCAGGATCCTGCCAGTCATACTGATGCTCGGGAAAAGCCCGCAGATGATGGGCTGTTATGAGCTCTGTCACCCGGCGTGTGTAAcctcccttctctgagcctcagttctttTTCCACCTATGAACATGGCAATCGCTTCCCATACCGCCCCAGCGCCAACTAGCTCCTTTCCTCTGACCGCCACGACCCTGGCCCCGCGCCCTTGCCCCTCACTCCCTACACTCACGGGGTTTCCCGGTCTCCACCTCCATGGCCTGGCTGAAGCGGCCACAGCCGGCCGAGGTGCGAGCTCGGACCTGGAACACGTAGCGGGTGCCCGGCTTGAGGCCCGAGACAGTGGCCCTGGTGGTGACCGCCTTGAGGGTGGAGTAGCTCTGCATCTCCTTGTCCTGCCCGTGGGAGAGGGGCGGTCAGCCTCGGTCCCCCGCCTGCCGCCCTCCCCTGCTCCCGTCCCCGTGGGTGGTACCTTCTCGTAGTACTTGATCTCGTACTCCAGGATGATGCCGTTGGGCTGTTCTGGCTCCTGCCACAGCAGCGAGACGCTGGTCTGCCCCGCTCGCTCCTGGCGAATCACCACCACCTGAGACGGGGCTGGGGCGTAGAGGATTGAGGGGAGGGGGGACT comes from the Bos taurus isolate L1 Dominette 01449 registration number 42190680 breed Hereford chromosome 2, ARS-UCD2.0, whole genome shotgun sequence genome and includes:
- the EPHA8 gene encoding ephrin type-A receptor 8 isoform X1, with product MFSLLSQTSPSTVHVACGKRGPAAASRFSRLWSLCPQWDSINEVDESFQPIHTYQVCNVMSPNQNNWLRTSWVPRDGARRVYAEIKFTLRDCNSMPGVLGTCKETFNLYYLESDRDLGASTQESQFLKIDTIAADESFTGADLGVRRLKLNTEVRGVGPLSKRGFYLAFQDIGACLAILSLRIYYKKCPTMVRNLAAFSEAVTGADSSSLVEVRGQCVRHSEERDTPKMYCSAEGEWLVPIGKCVCSAGYEERRDACVACELGFYKSAPGDQLCARCPPHSHSAAPAAQACRCDLSYYRAALDPPSAACTRPPSAPVNLISSVNGTSVTLEWAPPLDRGGRSDITYNAVCRRCPWALGHCETCGSGTRFVPQQTSLVQASLLVANLLAHMNYSFWIEAVNGVSDLSPEPRRAAVVNITTNQAAPSQVVVIRQERAGQTSVSLLWQEPEQPNGIILEYEIKYYEKDKEMQSYSTLKAVTTRATVSGLKPGTRYVFQVRARTSAGCGRFSQAMEVETGKPRPRYDTRTIVWICLTLITGLVVLLLLLICKKRHCGYSKAFQHSDEEKMHYQNGQAPPPVFLPLHHPPGKIPEPKFYTEPHTYEEPGRTGRGFTREIEASRIHIEKIIGSGESGEVCYGRLRMPGQRDVPVAIKALKAGYTERQRRDFLSEASIMGQFDHPNIIRLEGVVTRGRLAMIVTEYMENGSLDAFLRTHDGQFTIVQLVGMLRGVGAGMRYLSDLGYVHRDLAARNVLVDGNLVCKVSDFGLSRVLEDDPDAAYTTTGGKIPIRWTAPEAIAFRTFSSASDVWSFGVVMWEVLAYGERPYWNMTNRDVISSVEEGYRLPAPMGCPHALHQLMLDCWHKDRAQRPRFSQIVSVLDSLIHSPESLRATATVHRCPPPAFARSCFDLRGGGGGSGGLTVGDWLDSIRMGRYRDHFAAGGYSSLGMVLRMNAQDVRALGITLMGHQKKILGSIQTMRAQLTSTQGPRRHL
- the EPHA8 gene encoding ephrin type-A receptor 8 isoform X3 codes for the protein MAPARGRLPPALWVVTAAAAAATCVSAARGEVNLLDTSTIHGDWGWLTYPAHGWDSINEVDESFQPIHTYQVCNVMSPNQNNWLRTSWVPRDGARRVYAEIKFTLRDCNSMPGVLGTCKETFNLYYLESDRDLGASTQESQFLKIDTIAADESFTGADLGVRRLKLNTEVRGVGPLSKRGFYLAFQDIGACLAILSLRIYYKKCPTMVRNLAAFSEAVTGADSSSLVEVRGQCVRHSEERDTPKMYCSAEGEWLVPIGKCVCSAGYEERRDACVACELGFYKSAPGDQLCARCPPHSHSAAPAAQACRCDLSYYRAALDPPSAACTRPPSAPVNLISSVNGTSVTLEWAPPLDRGGRSDITYNAVCRRCPWALGHCETCGSGTRFVPQQTSLVQASLLVANLLAHMNYSFWIEAVNGVSDLSPEPRRAAVVNITTNQAAPSQVVVIRQERAGQTSVSLLWQEPEQPNGIILEYEIKYYEKDKEMQSYSTLKAVTTRATVSGLKPGTRYVFQVRARTSAGCGRFSQAMEVETGKPRPRYDTRTIVWICLTLITGLVVLLLLLICKKRHCGYSKAFQHSDEEKMHYQNGQAPPPVFLPLHHPPGKIPEPKFYTEPHTYEEPGRTGRGFTREIEASRIHIEKIIGSGESGEVCYGRLRMPGQRDVPVAIKALKAGYTERQRRDFLSEASIMGQFDHPNIIRLEGVVTRGRLAMIVTEYMENGSLDAFLRTHDGQFTIVQLVGMLRGVGAGMRYLSDLGYVHRDLAARNVLVDGNLVCKVSDFGLSRVLEDDPDAAYTTTGGKIPIRWTAPEAIAFRTFSSASDVWSFGVVMWEVLAYGERPYWNMTNRDVISSVEEGYRLPAPMGCPHALHQLMLDCWHKDRAQRPRFSQIVSVLDSLIHSPESLRATATVHRCPPPAFARSCFDLRGGGGGSGGLTVGDWLDSIRMGRYRDHFAAGGYSSLGMVLRMNAQDVRALGITLMGHQKKILGSIQTMRAQLTSTQGPRRHL